AAGAATGTACCAAAGAAAAGCCCTCTTTCGAGAGCTTCTTTATCAATTAGAATTTAGACAGCTTCGCTGGCTACTAACGGCTTTTCAGCTTTCGACTTAGGGAACATCATCTGAGCCAAGATAGGACAAACCACCAGAATCACAAGAACGTAGTAGAACGCACTAACAAAGCTGCCAGTCATATCTACTAAGTATCCAACTATCTGTGTGTTTACCGTAGCCAAAATGTACGACGCAAGCCAGAACGTAGACATAGCAAACATGATTGTGTTTGTTGATGGGTTCTTAAGAAGTTCACGAGGTAGAGAGAAGATGAAACTGAACCAAGAAGACAGCATCATACCCGCACCAAACGCACCAGCGACAATAATGTACTCATTTGAGCCAAAGAACATCATGTAAGTTGTAACCGCCATTATTACTGAGGTGACAGCAAACAGCTTCTTGTATTGAACGCCTTTGCCTTTCAGCCAAATAGATAGTGCCGCACCAACAACAATACCAATCTGGTTAATTGAAGGGGCAAGGTAAGCAATACTGTCTGCAGGAAGATTTGCATACTCTGCATAGTAAGTCGGCAGGTATGTGAATGGCACTAGGAGCATTAGCAAGCCTCCAACATACTGAATGATCATGCTCCAAACTACACGAGACTTAACAACGGTCTTAATCTCTGCACGCTTCTCTTCTGGCGTCGGCTCTTGACCTTTTTCTTGTTTAAAATCCTTGAAGAAGACGACCCAAGCAACAGCAAATGCAAGCGTGATCCAACCGTAAGACGCTAAAAGTGTTTTCCAGCCACCAGCAAATTCGATTAGAGGCGCTGCAAACATAAGAACAATCGCAGAACCGATAACGTTAGGAATACCATTGATACTGTTAAGCTTCGCTCCCGTTTTTGCATCAAAATAGTGGGCCACCACAGGTACCATTGATACTAGGCACATCGCGCCACCCAAACCATTTAGAAATCTGATTAGAACAAGCGTGTAAAAGTTATCAGTAAATGGGACGAGCACTGCTGTACCAACTAAAAGTAATGCAAGAAGGTAGGATCTTTTGATCCCAAGCTTGTAGGTAACAACGGCAATGCCAAGCGCACCAAGAATTTTCGCCCAAAGAATTGCGTTGGTCATCATAGCTGACTCGGAAACACCCACACCATAGTCCTGCATGATTTGCGCACCAACCGCGCCAGTGGTACTCCAGCTCGCACCAAACACGAGATAAACTGCGAACATTAAAAATTCGACAATGTATTTTTCTGATTTCATAGATTGACCTTATTTTATCTTGCCACCCCTGCTGCTAGAGGCGGTGGCTATAGTTGCTTATTTAGCAGGAAGGTTGTGCTCAACTAACTTCACAAACATTGATGCACCAAGTGGAATGATGCTGTCATTAAAGTCGTAAGATGGGTTGTGTAGAGACGCCCCCTCGTTGCCAACGAAGAAGTAGCAACCTTCAATCTCTTGAAGCATCCAAGAGAAGTCTTCGCTGCCAGATAGTGGTCGGCAATCAGCGTTAACCTTGTCTTCTCCAATTAGGTTCGCCGCTATCTTAGCAACAAGTTTGGCCTGTTCTGGATTGTTAACCGTCGCAGGACAACTACCGTCACGAACGAGAAGAGTTGCTTTAGCACCGTGCGCTTGGGCTGTCATTTCAACAATCTCTTTTAGTCGCTTAAGCGTAAGTTGGCGAATGCCTTCATCAAATGCACGAACGCAGCCTTTTAAGGTCGCCGTTTTAGGCATGATGTTGTAAGTACCAGAACCTGCATGCACGTCGGCAAAAGAGAGAACTACCGACTCTAACGGTGATACGTTACGAGATACGATAGTGTGCGCAGCCATGATGATGTGGCTCATAACCAACGGACAGTCAATCATGCTTTCTGGCATTGCCGCATGACCACCCTTGCCTACAATCTCAATATCGAATCGGTCACAGCTTGCCTCAATTGCCCCTTCACGAAGCCAAATGTGACCTTCCGGTACGTGCGGCATGTTGTGCTGTCCATAAATAACATCACAAGGGAATCGTTCGAATAGACCGTCGTCGATCATAGTCTTTGAACCAGTAAGCTCTTCCTCTGCTGTTTGGAAAATGAAGTGAACCGTTCCGCTAAATTCTCGATCTTGCGATAAGTACCATGCCGCAGCTAAAAGCGTTGCCATATGACCGTCATGACCGCAAGCATGCATAACACCGCTATTTTTTGATGCATGTTCGAAATCATTAAGCTCTTCCATTGCTAAAGCATCCATATCAGCGCGAAGACCAACAGCCTTTTCTGATGGATATTTTCCCTTAAGTACACCAACTAAGCCCGTGCCACCAATGCCAGTATGCACCTCGTCGAATCCGAAACTCTCAAGCATTTTAGCGATCTTCTTTGCCGTTTCATGTTCTTTGTAGCTAATCTCTGGATACATGTGGAACTCACGTCGCCACTCTGCAAACATGGATTTGTTGATCTCTATTTCTTTTATCATTGTGGGTACTCTTTGCTATTGGAATTATTAGGAATTTCTTAAAAGGAGCGCTACTCTGCGCTCCATTTTGATTTACTATCGGGCTGACTTCGTTAGGTACGCCGTCATTTCTTCTGCCGGAACCATGCCGCCACCAGTAGCCCATACAAGGTGTGTTGCGTTCTCTAGCATCTCCGCTGTAAAACCCATTCGCTCTTGGTAACCTTTATCCTTTGATACGTGAACAGGACCAACCATGCCAGATAGTGCTGAAGGCTCTAATTGCACATTCTCTAGCTCTGAAAGGTCGCCCAAGTGCTTGTACATGTTCTCGTCCGTAATTGTGTAGAAGCCATCAAGCAGACGCTCCATTGCACGACCAACAAAACCAGAAGCACGACCAACCGCTAGACCGTCTGCTGCCGTGATGTTATCGATGCCAAGATCTTGAACAGAGATATCGTCATGCAGACCTGTATAAACGCCAAGCAGCATGCAAGGAGAGTGCGTGGGTTCTGCAAAAATACAACGGACATTGTCACCAAATGCGAGCTTGAGACCGAATGCAACTCCGCCCGGACCACCACCTACACCGCACGGCAGGTAAACGAACAATGGATTGTTGCTATCAACTTTGATACCCATATCTTCAAACTGCTTCTTAAGTCGCTCACCAGCAACTGAGTAACCTAGAAAAAGGTTTCTTGAATTCTCATCATCGATGAAGAAACACTTTGGGTCACCTTTCGCATCTTCGCGACCTTTCTCAACAGCAACGCCGTAATCTTGCTCGTACTCCACAACTGTTACACCTAAAGAACGAAGCTTGTTCTTCTTCCACGTTCTCGCGTCAGCTGACATGTGAACACTTACCTGAAAGCCAAGCTTTGCACTGATGATACCAATGGACATACCTAAGTTACCCGTAGAGCCCACTGCGATACTGTGTTCGCTAAAGAACGCCTTAAGCTCATTCGAGTAAAGCTTTTCGTAATTGTCTTCCACTGAAAGCAGCCCAGCATTAATCGCTAGCTCTTCAGCGTGTTTAAGAACCTCATAAATGCCACCTCGCGCCTTGATAGAGCCAGAGATTGGAAGATGGCTGTCTTTCTTCATTAGCATCTTGCCAGAGATTTTTACCCCGTAGTGACCGCATAAATGCTTCTGCATTGCAGGAATTGCTTGAACCTCAGATTCAATAATGCCATTGGTTGCCTCCAGTTCAGGGAATGCTTTACACAAGTATGGCGCGAAGCGCTTAAGTCGTTCACTTGCGTCCTGAACGTCATTTTCATCAAGTCCCACGTAAGGAAGACCAACCTCAAGAGTTGTTGCATTTGGATTAAACCAAACTAGTTCTTCTAAGTTCATGAGGTTGTGTAGAAGTGGGAAGCTAGAAGTAAGCTCGGCTAGTTTCTCTGGGTTCATTTCTATCTCTTTATTTTGTGATTAAGGAGCAAAGTTGTATATCAAGTAGTGGAGCAACTTTTAATATTGCTATGGGGTATAATTTTCGGGTTATCCGACAGAACGGTCAAACGATCAAAATTCACAACTAAGTTGAGCTAGATTGAAACAAGAAGGGGATGACTTCACATTTTTTGTCTTTATTGGGTATTTTCGTTAAAACTTGAGCATTTTGCGTGTTTCTGGCTGTTGCTGATAGTATTCTAGCTCACCACTAAGTTGGCACTTTCACCATGTATCTACCATGTACACAAATAACAGTAACCGAACTAAAGATTGGGCATTGAGCAGCCACCAACTATCAAAACTTCATACTTTTGAGGCTGCCGCACGTCACCAATCATTCTCACTGGCTGCTGAGGAACTTTCTCTAACTCCTAGCGCAGTTAGCCACCGGATCAATATTCTTGAAGAAGAACTTGGATTTAAGCTTTTCCATCGATATCACCGAAAGATAAAGATCACCAGTGAAGGAGAGCGTGTTTATTCTTCATTGTATTCTTCACTGCAAGCAATAAACCAAGAGATTAGTGAAATCAAAAGCAGCGAACTTTCCGGTCAGCTATCTATATACTCCAGGCCATCCATTGCTCAGTGCTGGCTAGTTCCTAAGCTGACTGATTTCTACAAGAAATATCCGCTGATAGACCTAAACATCCTTACGGGCAATGAATACATTAACTTCAACAATTACAACGTTGATGTTGCTATCTACTATGATGACAAGACCCCTGAAGGCATCCATCACGAAAAACTAATGAGCGAATCAATTGTCGCTGTGTGTAGCCCTCAATATGCGGAAGATCACCAGCTCATAGGCTGCGTTGACGCTCTTGCTAACTGCACTTTGCTATACGACAAGCAGGCTTGGGATTACAAGTCAGAATTTAGTGAATGGTCGTTTTGGGCAGAGTCGTTTGGTATCGATTGGTTGGATGATTGTCGCAAAGTTGGCTTTGACCGTTCAGACCTATCGATTATTTCAGCAATAAATCATGGTGGCGTGGCCATTGGACGTAGTCGATTGATAGATAAGCATATTGAAAGCGGGGTTCTGGTTAAGCCCTTCCCAAACCTAGAACTTAATTGTAAGCACGACTATTACGCTATCACCCCTTACATGAGCCAAAGTCCAAGAGTTAAAGTCTTTGTTGAGTGGCTTATAGAGAAAGCACAAGAGGACAACATCAACCTTTGATGCCAATAACAGATCTATCTTTGGCTAATAATGCTTATTCAAACAATAGTTTCCTGAACAATCCTCAAAGACGGTCAAAATCCGATAACTTCTCAAATAGATAGGATTGAAACCGGTCGGACAACACCTACGCATAAAAAGCGCCTTTCTGGTTACTCTTTGGCAAGGCAAAGAGTAACTGGACCGCTTACGAATAAGCTCATGGGATGTGCATGAGTAATAAGCGGGACATACTCCATCGCGACTACTTAACAACTATTAAAAGCGAGATTCCCGCATGCGCGAGAATGACAATGTTTTAGTTCAGCAGACACTAAAAAACAAAGCTCCCTCTTTAACTCAACGTCACCTCGACTTCCCCATAGCTTCGGATCTTCTCAAGCCACTGATTAACCAACTCATCCTCAGGAAGTTCGGCTTCTACGCTGTATTCACGACCAATCTCGGTCGCTTTGCCTTTACCAAAATTATGATACGGCAGCACTTCCACCTTCTGAATATTTGCCATCGACTCACCAAGGTGCGCGATTGCAGCAAAGTGTTGATCGGAGAGGTTATAACCTGGGATGATCGGGCAGCGCAAAATCACCTGCGCGCCAATCTCATTTAACAACTTAAGGTTGGCATCAACCAGCTTACGCGTCATACCGGTAAGTTGTTTATGTAGCGTGTCGCCTGTCGCCTTATAGTCAAACAAAAACAGATCCACATACGGGGCAATGTCGCGGTAATGATCTGCTTTAGACGCACCGTTGGTTTCAATGCAAACATGAATACCATGCTGCTTGCACTTTTTCGCCAGCGCTAAACAGAAATCAAACTGCTTTAACGCCTCGCCACCAGAAAGCGTAATGCCGCCGCCTGATTTATCAAAGTAGACTTTGTCTTTAATCACTTCGGCAAATACTTCATCGACCGACATTTCTCTGCCGTAAATTTTTAGCGCGTCCTGCATACAGGCATCAACGCACAACCCACACGCTTGGCAAACGCCAAAGTCGACTAAATGCAGCCCTTGTTCGGTAAAACTGTGCACACCGTTAGGGCAGACTTGCTCACAGCTGCGGCAACCAATGCATTTTTGCGCATTAAAGGCCAACTGCTTTTTACCACTCAGTGATTCAGGGTTATGGCACCACAAACACTTCATTTGACAGCCTTTCATAAACACAGCAGTGCGCACACCCGGGCCATCATTGACACTGAACTTTTGAATATCAAATACAATACCCATAGGTTGGGTGGCAGTGGTCGCCGTGGTTTGATTGGTAGCAGAATTGGTTGGCATAGCGAGCCTCAATAAAATCAAAGCGGGAAAAAAGAGGGTGACCTAAAACAGCCTAGTCACCCTAATGCTAGTGTTATTGGTTAGAGAGTTAGTCGTTAAGCGTGCGGTTTAAGATTTCTAGCTGCACGTCTTTATCGAGGTTAACGAACTTGGCACTAAAACCACCGACACGAACGACTAAGTTCGGGTATTTCTCTGGGTTGTGGTAGGCATCTTCTAGCTCCCCTTTACCGACAACACTGACCATGATCTGTGGACCGCCTTGCTCAAAGTAGCCATCAAGCAGCGCTTCAACAATCATGCGCTTGTTTTGGTACATGTTTTTGCTGAACTTCATGTTTTGCACTGAGCCTGCATGAACTTCAGCTTTGAGCTTCACTAATGAGTTCAGCATCGCAGTTGGACCATTCTTATCGGCACCACTTTGCGGGTTATTGGCATTACTCATATAAACGCCGCGATGACGACCATCAGCAGAAGCACTGGTTGCACGTCCCCATTCGGTGTTCACTTGGTTATTGATGATCACCACTAGGTAACTGTCCATGCCGACTTTGGCTGCCGAGTCTTTAATGCCATTACAGATGTATTCGTGCATCTCGACGGCAATGTCATCCACATACGCATCGTCGTTACCAAACTTCGGCGCATTGATTAAGTCATACTTCATGCGGTCATAGCCGTCGAAGTTAACCTTAAGCGCTTGAATCAATTCGGTATAGCTGTATTTGTTATCTTCAAAGATAACTTTCTTGATCGCCGCCAACGAGTCATACGCATTGGTGTTACCGTAAGTTTCATTAGTGCCGCCAAGCTTATACACACCGCCATCTAGTAGCGCTTTGCTGCGACCGATACAGTCATCAGTCAAGATACTGGTGAACAAGAAACCGACTTCTTGGTTCATCACCTTATACGAGAATGATTGCGCATTTGAGGTCAGTTCGATGTAGTAATCGAGCAAATCTTTGTAGTTTTGCATTACATCATCAAAGCAAGTGATTTGCTCTGGCTGTAGCAGGGCTGTGCCACCGCTTTTATCCTGTCCATCCCAGAAATCGGTACCGCCAGTCAGGGCGATATTGAGAATCTTTAGAATATTGATACAGGTATTTGGCGTGCCGACACTTTTGCCTGACAAGACAAACTCACCACAGCCAAACGGTACATAATGCTCAGCATCACTTTGCGAGATCTGCATCGAGTTCATTACCGCAGGCACGTTAACGTCATCGTTGTACAAAATTGGGTAAGTTAACCCTTCACCAATTGCATCGAGCGCATCTTGGTAAACCGCTTGATTCATGCCTTTGTAGATACGTAAGGTAAATTGCGGTTCAGTATCTTTATTCTCACGCACCGCTTGAATGGCAAGTTTGCAGTAAACATCGGCATTGTCTGGGTTACGACGACCTAAGCCACCGACCACAACACGACCGTTAACCGTGGTTTTACGCGCTTCAATTAAACGATAGTGAGAGCGAATGTAGTTGATCGCTTGGCGTTCAGTAATGCGCCCAGCCTCAAGATCGCCCACCAGCAAATCACCAAGGTAATCATCCATACGACCGAAGTTCACCACCCCAGAACACAAGCTGTAAAGCCATGAAAGCTGAATACCTTGTAGGAAGGTTTGTGGCTTGTCGGTGCGAATCGCGTTTAGCGCATCAATCAAATCATTCATCTGATGCTTGCGCGTTAGATCGCCAGTACGCTCTAACTCTTGTGCGCAAAGCTTGATATGAAAATCAATCACGCGCTCGACAATGTCGAAACAGCCTAAAAACGCCGTATGCAGTGAAATTGCCTTTTCATCACCGACCTGTTTTGCTGCCGCCAATTGGTCTTTGATACGCGCACGCATGCCGTTGATGCCATTGTCGATCAAGGTGTTGTAATCAAGGTACATACCGCTCAAACGTGCAGTCGCAATCGCTGGGTAATTAACGTCAACAAACTTACCTAGCGTGGTTTCAGTAATGGTTTGACGGAAGTAGATAGAGCGAGTGTCGCGATCTTGCCAGTAGCTAAGTAGCTCATCGACACGGGCATGATCGTGCTC
The genomic region above belongs to Vibrio ponticus and contains:
- a CDS encoding M20 aminoacylase family protein, translated to MIKEIEINKSMFAEWRREFHMYPEISYKEHETAKKIAKMLESFGFDEVHTGIGGTGLVGVLKGKYPSEKAVGLRADMDALAMEELNDFEHASKNSGVMHACGHDGHMATLLAAAWYLSQDREFSGTVHFIFQTAEEELTGSKTMIDDGLFERFPCDVIYGQHNMPHVPEGHIWLREGAIEASCDRFDIEIVGKGGHAAMPESMIDCPLVMSHIIMAAHTIVSRNVSPLESVVLSFADVHAGSGTYNIMPKTATLKGCVRAFDEGIRQLTLKRLKEIVEMTAQAHGAKATLLVRDGSCPATVNNPEQAKLVAKIAANLIGEDKVNADCRPLSGSEDFSWMLQEIEGCYFFVGNEGASLHNPSYDFNDSIIPLGASMFVKLVEHNLPAK
- a CDS encoding glycyl-radical enzyme activating protein; amino-acid sequence: MPTNSATNQTTATTATQPMGIVFDIQKFSVNDGPGVRTAVFMKGCQMKCLWCHNPESLSGKKQLAFNAQKCIGCRSCEQVCPNGVHSFTEQGLHLVDFGVCQACGLCVDACMQDALKIYGREMSVDEVFAEVIKDKVYFDKSGGGITLSGGEALKQFDFCLALAKKCKQHGIHVCIETNGASKADHYRDIAPYVDLFLFDYKATGDTLHKQLTGMTRKLVDANLKLLNEIGAQVILRCPIIPGYNLSDQHFAAIAHLGESMANIQKVEVLPYHNFGKGKATEIGREYSVEAELPEDELVNQWLEKIRSYGEVEVTLS
- a CDS encoding pyruvate formate lyase family protein translates to MSSKIENNPSQVDVNKKIPCEKPASVQLNIMEAYTRAHHNESNVYQREVACLSELYPVLFRQLEAEDCVVGRLDALPIGFGSVTSVGGVGHYCNFDKLEAFKSELEEHDHARVDELLSYWQDRDTRSIYFRQTITETTLGKFVDVNYPAIATARLSGMYLDYNTLIDNGINGMRARIKDQLAAAKQVGDEKAISLHTAFLGCFDIVERVIDFHIKLCAQELERTGDLTRKHQMNDLIDALNAIRTDKPQTFLQGIQLSWLYSLCSGVVNFGRMDDYLGDLLVGDLEAGRITERQAINYIRSHYRLIEARKTTVNGRVVVGGLGRRNPDNADVYCKLAIQAVRENKDTEPQFTLRIYKGMNQAVYQDALDAIGEGLTYPILYNDDVNVPAVMNSMQISQSDAEHYVPFGCGEFVLSGKSVGTPNTCINILKILNIALTGGTDFWDGQDKSGGTALLQPEQITCFDDVMQNYKDLLDYYIELTSNAQSFSYKVMNQEVGFLFTSILTDDCIGRSKALLDGGVYKLGGTNETYGNTNAYDSLAAIKKVIFEDNKYSYTELIQALKVNFDGYDRMKYDLINAPKFGNDDAYVDDIAVEMHEYICNGIKDSAAKVGMDSYLVVIINNQVNTEWGRATSASADGRHRGVYMSNANNPQSGADKNGPTAMLNSLVKLKAEVHAGSVQNMKFSKNMYQNKRMIVEALLDGYFEQGGPQIMVSVVGKGELEDAYHNPEKYPNLVVRVGGFSAKFVNLDKDVQLEILNRTLND
- the dsdC gene encoding DNA-binding transcriptional regulator DsdC, with the translated sequence MYTNNSNRTKDWALSSHQLSKLHTFEAAARHQSFSLAAEELSLTPSAVSHRINILEEELGFKLFHRYHRKIKITSEGERVYSSLYSSLQAINQEISEIKSSELSGQLSIYSRPSIAQCWLVPKLTDFYKKYPLIDLNILTGNEYINFNNYNVDVAIYYDDKTPEGIHHEKLMSESIVAVCSPQYAEDHQLIGCVDALANCTLLYDKQAWDYKSEFSEWSFWAESFGIDWLDDCRKVGFDRSDLSIISAINHGGVAIGRSRLIDKHIESGVLVKPFPNLELNCKHDYYAITPYMSQSPRVKVFVEWLIEKAQEDNINL
- a CDS encoding D-serine ammonia-lyase; amino-acid sequence: MNPEKLAELTSSFPLLHNLMNLEELVWFNPNATTLEVGLPYVGLDENDVQDASERLKRFAPYLCKAFPELEATNGIIESEVQAIPAMQKHLCGHYGVKISGKMLMKKDSHLPISGSIKARGGIYEVLKHAEELAINAGLLSVEDNYEKLYSNELKAFFSEHSIAVGSTGNLGMSIGIISAKLGFQVSVHMSADARTWKKNKLRSLGVTVVEYEQDYGVAVEKGREDAKGDPKCFFIDDENSRNLFLGYSVAGERLKKQFEDMGIKVDSNNPLFVYLPCGVGGGPGGVAFGLKLAFGDNVRCIFAEPTHSPCMLLGVYTGLHDDISVQDLGIDNITAADGLAVGRASGFVGRAMERLLDGFYTITDENMYKHLGDLSELENVQLEPSALSGMVGPVHVSKDKGYQERMGFTAEMLENATHLVWATGGGMVPAEEMTAYLTKSAR
- a CDS encoding MFS transporter — its product is MKSEKYIVEFLMFAVYLVFGASWSTTGAVGAQIMQDYGVGVSESAMMTNAILWAKILGALGIAVVTYKLGIKRSYLLALLLVGTAVLVPFTDNFYTLVLIRFLNGLGGAMCLVSMVPVVAHYFDAKTGAKLNSINGIPNVIGSAIVLMFAAPLIEFAGGWKTLLASYGWITLAFAVAWVVFFKDFKQEKGQEPTPEEKRAEIKTVVKSRVVWSMIIQYVGGLLMLLVPFTYLPTYYAEYANLPADSIAYLAPSINQIGIVVGAALSIWLKGKGVQYKKLFAVTSVIMAVTTYMMFFGSNEYIIVAGAFGAGMMLSSWFSFIFSLPRELLKNPSTNTIMFAMSTFWLASYILATVNTQIVGYLVDMTGSFVSAFYYVLVILVVCPILAQMMFPKSKAEKPLVASEAV